One window of the Halictus rubicundus isolate RS-2024b chromosome 6, iyHalRubi1_principal, whole genome shotgun sequence genome contains the following:
- the Synd gene encoding protein kinase C and casein kinase substrate in neurons protein Synd isoform X8, which yields MSHHSDDNMLIATSDSFWEPGNYKRTTKRIEDGHKLCDSLIALVQERAEIEKSYAKALKNWSKNWNDKIEKGPEYGTTEAAWKGVLVESDRLCDLHLRVKESLCNDIIQQVKTWQKDSYHKSMMTLKERKEMEDAFKKAQKPWVKLLQKVEKAKSEYHNSCKTERTAANMERNASADSSLSPDQVKKMQDRVQKTKEEVQKAKEKYEATLQEINQNNPKYMEDMTQVFDKCQEMEAQRLQFFKEVLFDLHKCLNISQDPILPQIYEEFYHTINNADHEKDLKWWSNNHGVNMAMNWPQFEDYTEEFRDITKGSKSKEALPAGSITLINQRPVGEDLHEFPPVNNKSKSKPSSRVISTDGSHGDSKTETISSTKHSAEKNNHDGNTVNRTSTITNGTNAKQESNPFEEEEWDEDGGEPLVDNGEPGVPVRALYDYEGAEADELSFKQGDVFEKLEDEDEQGWCKGRKDGRVGLYPANYVDLVSQ from the exons ATGTCACATCACAGCGACGATAACATGCTGATAGCAACCTCGGACTCCTTCTGGGAGCCGGGCAACTATAAACGGACAACGAAAAGGATCGAGGACGGTCACAAGCTCTGCGACAGCTTGATAGCCCTCGTGCAGGAGAGGGCGGAGATCGAGAAGAGCTACGCGAAAGCCCTGAAGAATTGGTCGAAGAATTGGAACGATAAGATCGAGAAAGGGCCTGAATACGGAACCACAGAGGCGGCGTGGAAAGGCGTTCTCGTCGAGTCCGACAGGTTATGCGATCTTCATCTCAGGGTCAAGGAGAGTCTCTGCAACGACATCATCCAGCAAGTGAAAACGTGGCAGAAGGACAGTTACCATAAG TCGATGATGACCCTGAAGGAACGGAAGGAGATGGAGGACGCGTTCAAGAAGGCGCAGAAGCCTTGGGTGAAGCTTTTACAGAAGGTCGAGAAGGCGAAGTCGGAATACCACAACAGCTGTAAAACCGAGCGGACCGCCGCGAACATGGAGAGGAACGCCTCCGCGGACAGTTCGCTTTCGCCAGACCAG GTGAAGAAAATGCAGGACAGGGTGCAGAAAACGAAAGAGGAGGTGCAGAAGGCGAAAGAGAAGTACGAGGCCACGCTGCAGGAAATCAACCAGAACAACCCGAAGTACATGGAGGACATGACCcaggtgttcgacaaatgtcAGGAGATGGAGGCGCAGCGGCTGCAGTTCTTCAAGGAAGTCCTATTCGATCTTCACAAATGCCTAAATATATCCCAAGACCCAAT ACTTCCCCAGATATACGAAGAGTTCTATCACACGATCAACAACGCGGACCACGAAAAGGATCTGAAATGGTGGTCGAACAACCACGGTGTCAACATGGCGATGAATTGGCCGCAGTTCGAG GACTACACAGAGGAGTTCCGTGACATCACCAAGGGCTCGAAGTCGAAGGAGGCACTTCCGGCTGGCTCCATCACGCTGATCAATCAACGCCCGGTCGGCGAGGATCTGCAT GAGTTCCCACCAGTTAATAATAAATCCAAGTCGAAGCCCAGTTCCCGGGTGATATCAACAGATGGGAGTCACGGAGATAGCAAAACTGAAACAATTAGTTCCACCAAACATTCTGCGGAAAAGAATAATCACGATGGCAACACTGTAAACAGAACTTCTACTATTAC taatggcactaatGCTAAACAAGAATCGAACCCGTTCGAAGAAGAAGAATGGGATGAAGATGGCGGCGAGCCATTGGTAGACAATGGAGAGCCAGGTGTTCCTGTGCGTGCGTTGTACGACTACGAAGGAGCAGAAGCGGACGAGCTTAGCTTTAAACAAg GCGATGTATTCGAGAAATTAGAAGACGAAGACGAGCAGGGGTGGTGTAAAGGAAGAAAAGATGGCCGAGTAGGTTTGTATCCGGCGAACTACGTAGACCTCGTGTCCCAGTAA